One region of Gymnogyps californianus isolate 813 chromosome 28, ASM1813914v2, whole genome shotgun sequence genomic DNA includes:
- the LOC127026744 gene encoding feather keratin 1-like, which translates to MVALTETKTQPVPLSRIFCFGGESVGKLLPACSDCVPGAVQEQYKSGPFSSLSHPLLSPPPPWNKVHLRPRDMSCYNQCLPCQPCGPTPLANSCNEPCVRQCQDSTVVIQPSPVVVTLPGPILSSFPQSTAVGSSTSAAVGSILSSEGVPISSGGFGLSGLGSRLCGRRCLPC; encoded by the exons atggtaGCATTGACGGAAACCAAGACACAACCTGTGCCATTAAGTaggatattttgctttggaGGTGAGTCTGTTGGAAAATTGCTGCCTGCGTGCAGTGACTGTGTGCCTGGGGCAGTGCAGGAGCAGTATAAAAGCGggcccttctcctccctctctcatcCACTCCTCTCGCCTCCACCTCCTTGGAACAAG gtgcacCTGCGGCCCCGAGACATGTCCTGCTACAACCAGTGCCTGCCATGCCAGCCCTGTGGCCCGAccccgctggccaacagctgcaatgagccctgtgtcaggcagtgccaggactcCACCGTCGTCATCCAGCCCTCCCCCGTGGTGGtcaccctgcccggccccatcctcagctccttcccacagagCACCGCCGTGGGAtcctccacctccgctgccgttggcagcatcctcagctctgagggagtgCCCATCTCCTCCGGGGGCTTTGGCCTCTCCGGCTTGGGCAGCCGCCTCTGCGGCAGGAGGTGTCTCCCCTGCTAA
- the LOC127026740 gene encoding feather keratin 1-like: MAALTETKTQPVPLSRIFCFGGESVGKLLPACSDCAPGAVQEQYKSGPFSSLSHPLLSPPPPWNKVHLRPRDMSCYNQCLPCQPCGPTPLANSCNEPCVRQCQDSTVVIQPSPVVVTLPGPILSSFPQSTAVGSSTSAAVGSILSSEGVPISSGGFGLSGLGSRLCGRRCLPC, translated from the exons atggcagCATTGACGGAAACCAAGACACAACCTGTGCCATTAAGTaggatattttgctttggaGGTGAGTCTGTTGGAAAATTGCTGCCCGCGTGCAGTGACTGTGCGCCTGGGGCAGTGCAGGAGCAGTATAAAAGCGggcccttctcctccctctctcatcCACTCCTCTCGCCTCCACCTCCTTGGAACAAG gtgcacCTGCGGCCCCGAGACATGTCCTGCTACAACCAGTGCCTGCcatgccagccctgcggcccgaccccgctggccaacagctgcaatgagccctgtgtcaggcagtgccaggactcCACCGTCGTCATCCAGCCCTCCCCCGTGGTGGtcaccctgcccggccccatcctcagctccttcccgcagAGCACCGCCGTGGGAtcctccacctccgctgccgttggcagcatcctcagctctgagggagtgCCCATCTCCTCCGGGGGCTTTGGCCTCTCCGGCTTGGGCAGCCGCCTCTGCGGCAGGAGGTGTCTCCCCTGCTAA
- the LOC127026743 gene encoding feather keratin 1-like, which produces MEVKKKVFFQVLLLRIRAPDIPRNAWSREDLLRVEEDQEQYKSGPFSSLSHPLLSPPPPWNKVHLRPRDMSCYSQCLPCQPCGPTPLANSCNEPCVRQCQDSTIAIQPPAVVVTLPGPILSSFPQSTAVGSSTSAAVGSILSSEGVPISSGGFGFSGLGGSLCGRRCLPC; this is translated from the exons ATGGAGGTGAAGAAGAAGGTCTTCTTCCAG GTTTTGCTGTTGAGAATTCGGGCTCCTGACATTCCTCGGAACGCCTGGAGCCGGGAAGACTTACTCAGAGTAGAGGAGGATCAG GAGCAGTATAAAAGCGggcccttctcctccctctctcatcCACTCCTCTCGCCTCCACCTCCTTGGAACAAG gtgcacCTGCGGCCCCGAGACATGTCCTGCTACAGCCAGTGCCTGCcatgccagccctgcggcccgaccccgctggccaacagctgcaatgagccctgtgtcaggcagtgccaggactcCACCATCGCCATCCAGCCCCCTGctgtggtggtgaccctgcccggccccatcctcagctccttcccacagagCACCGCCGTGGGAtcctccacctccgctgccgttggcagcatcctcagctctgagggagtgCCCATCTCCTCCGGGGGCTTTGGCTTCTCCGGCTTGGGCGGCAGCCTCTGCGGCAGGAGGTGTCTCCCCTGCTAA
- the LOC127026741 gene encoding feather beta keratin-like has translation MEAKKKVFFQVLLLRIRAPDIPRNAWSREDLLRVEEDQEQYKSGPFSSLSHPLLSPPPPWNKVHLRPRDMSCYSQCLPCQPCGPTPLANSCNEPCVRQCQDSTVVIQPSPVVVTLPGPILSSFPQSTAVGSSTSAAVGSILSSEGVPISSGGFGLSGLGGRLCGRRCLPC, from the exons ATGGAGGCGAAGAAGAAGGTCTTCTTCCAG GTTTTGCTGTTGAGAATTCGGGCTCCTGACATTCCTCGGAACGCCTGGAGCCGGGAAGACTTACTCAGAGTAGAGGAGGATCAG GAGCAGTATAAAAGCGggcccttctcctccctctctcatcCACTCCTCTCGCCTCCACCTCCTTGGAACAAG gtgcacCTGCGGCCCCGAGACATGTCCTGCTACAGCCAGTGCCTGCcatgccagccctgcggcccgaccccgctggccaacagctgcaatgagccctgtgtcaggcagtgccaggactcCACCGTCGTCATCCAGCCCTCCCCCGTGGTGGtcaccctgcccggccccatcctcagctccttcccgcagAGCACCGCCGTGGGAtcctccacctccgctgccgttggcagcatcctcagctctgagggagtgCCCATCTCCTCCGGGGGCTTTGGCCTCTCCGGCTTGGGCGGCCGCCTCTGCGGCAGGAGGTGTCTCCCCTGCTAA
- the LOC127026742 gene encoding feather keratin 1-like, translating to MCFADSTPVQEQYKSGPFSSLSHPLLSPPPPWNKVHLRPRDMSCYNQCLPCQPCGPTPLANSCNEPCVRQCQDSTVVIQPSPVVVTLPGPILSSFPQSTAVGSSTSAAVGSILSSEGVPISSGGFGLSGLGSRLCGRRCLPC from the exons ATGTGCTTTGCCGATTCAACgccag TGCAGGAGCAGTATAAAAGCGggcccttctcctccctctctcatcCACTCCTCTCGCCTCCACCTCCTTGGAACAAG gtgcacCTGCGGCCCCGAGACATGTCCTGCTACAACCAGTGCCTGCcatgccagccctgcggcccgaccccgctggccaacagctgcaatgagccctgtgtcaggcagtgccaggactcCACCGTCGTCATCCAGCCCTCCCCCGTGGTGGtcaccctgcccggccccatcctcagctccttcccacagagCACCGCCGTGGGAtcctccacctccgctgccgttggcagcatcctcagctctgagggagtgCCCATCTCCTCCGGGGGCTTTGGCCTCTCCGGCTTGGGCAGCCGCCTCTGCGGCAGGAGGTGTCTCCCCTGCTAA
- the LOC127026391 gene encoding feather keratin 1-like, translating to MSCYNQCLPCQPCGPTPLANSCNEPCVRQCQDSTVVIQPSPVVVTLPGPILSSFPQSTAVGSSTSAAVGSILSSEGVPISSGGFGFSGLGGSLCGRRCLPC from the coding sequence ATGTCCTGCTACAACCAGTGCCTGCCATGCCAGCCCTGTGGCCCGAccccgctggccaacagctgcaatgagccctgtgtcaggcagtgccaggactcCACCGTCGTCATCCAGCCCTCCCCCGTGGTGGtcaccctgcccggccccatcctcagctccttcccacagagCACCGCCGTGGGAtcctccacctccgctgccgttggcagcatcctcagctctgagggagtgCCCATCTCCTCCGGGGGCTTTGGCTTCTCCGGCTTGGGCGGCAGCCTCTGCGGCAGGAGGTGTCTCCCCTGCTAA
- the LOC127026390 gene encoding feather keratin 1-like, which produces MSCYSQCLPCQPCGPTPLANSCNEPCVRQCQDSTIAIQPPAVVVTLPGPILSSFPQSTAVGSSTSAAVGSILSSEGVPISSGGFGFSGLGGSLCGRRCLPC; this is translated from the coding sequence ATGTCCTGCTACAGCCAGTGCCTGCcatgccagccctgcggcccgaccccgctggccaacagctgcaatgagccctgtgtcaggcagtgccaggactcCACCATCGCCATCCAGCCCCCTGctgtggtggtgaccctgcccggccccatcctcagctccttcccacagagCACCGCCGTGGGAtcctccacctccgctgccgttggcagcatcctcagctctgagggagtgCCCATCTCCTCCGGGGGCTTTGGCTTCTCCGGCTTGGGCGGCAGCCTCTGCGGCAGGAGGTGTCTCCCCTGCTAA